Within Aliidiomarina minuta, the genomic segment AGCGGCAGAGGAGCTGAGTATGCGCTGGCAACAGCTCTTCGAACATATGCGCCACCCTGCGCTACAAATTAATGAAGCGGTTGAACGTCAGCTGGTAGCTATGACTGCGTCTTTGGCCCAGGCTGTCTGTCTGCATGAAATAAATACCAACCCTGAGATTATCTGCAAGGTGGTCCAAAAAGCCGTTGCTGAGTTGGGTGAAGAGGGGACAAAACTGACCCTGAGTCTGCACCCTGAGGATCTGGAATTAATTAAGCAACGCTGGAGTGAAGAAGAGCGTACTGAAGCTGGCTGGAAACTCAGCGTTGATGAATCGCTGACGCGCGGTGGTTGTGTTGTTATTACCCCCGTTACCCGGGTAGATGCGACTCTGGAATCGAGAATCGCAGATGTATTTAAATACTATATTCAGGGTATGCAAGCGCCTGCGAGTGAATCTATGCGTTCTGAGCCGCAGCAGGATGCGGTTGAGATGACACGTCGGCATCAGGCTCAGAAAGCTGAACAAAAAGCCCAGCAAGAGGCTGCAGAAGAGCAAAAGCAGCCCGAACAGGACACAAACAACAACCAGGATAAGGCTGATGGCAGCGCAGACTGAGCTTGAGCGACGGCTCGAACAGCGCAGCCAGTATATCCGGCCCGCGCGTTTACAAAGCAGTGGTCGCCTTACCCGGGTTGTAGGGCTTACTTTCGAAGCGATAGGCTGCAGCGCAGGTATTGGTTCTTTGTGTGCAGTGGAGACCGCGGGTGGCGAAGTACTGGCCGAAGTGGTTGGCTTTTCTGGTGATATCCTCTTCTTAATGCCTGCGGATGATGCTCATGGTGTTATCCCGGGTGCTCGTGTGCGACCTCTTATTGATCAGGTAGGCATCCCACTGGGTATTGAGTTATTAGGACGGGTTATTGATGGTGCTGGCAATCCATTGGACGGCTTAGGCCCTATCAATACGCAACGTCACGGTACGCGACAACATAAAAAAATGAACCCACTGGCCAGGCGGCCTGTACGTGAACCTCTGGATGTTGGAGTGACCGCTATTAATGCACTGATGACCGTTGGCAAAGGTCAGCGGATGGGGCTTTTCGCTGGTAGTGGCGTTGGTAAAAGTGTTTTGCTCGGTATGATGACCCGAGGGTCTACGGCTGATGTGATAGTGGTAGGGCTGATTGGTGAGCGGGGCCGCGAAGTTAAAGAGTTTATCGAAGATATTCTGGGTGAGCAGGGGCGTAAACGCAGTGTAGTAGTTGCGGCACCGGCTGATCAGTCGCCCTTAATGCGTCTGCGCGGTTGTGAAACCGCGGCTCAGATCGCTGAATACTTTCGTGATCAGGGCCTGAATGTCTTGCTATTGATGGATTCATTAACCCGTTATGCCATGGCGCAACGGGAAATTGCTCTTGCGATTGGCGAGCCACCAGCAACTAAAGGTTATCCGCCTTCAGTATTTGCCCGCTTACCTGCGTTGGTTGAACGAGCGGGGAATGGCGGTGATGGTCAGGGTTCGATAACTGCATTTTATACGGTATTAACGGAAGGCGATGACTTACAGGACCCTATTGCGGATTCTGCACGGGCTATTCTGGACGGCCATGTGGTATTGAGCCGTCGTCTGGCGGAGTCAGGCCATTATCCAGCCATAGATATTGAATCGTCGGTAAGTCGAGTGATGCCTCAGGTAGTGACACCGGAACATTTGCAACATGCCATGGCGGTTAAACAAGTCTATTCGACTTACCAGCAAAACCGCGATCTTATTAGCATAGGTGCTTATAGCAAAGGGTCAGACCCGCGTGTTGATAAAGCGATTCAAATGTTACCTCTTGTGGAAAAATTCTTGCAGCAGGGAATGCTGGATATCGCTCCGTTTGACGACTGCGTTGCTGTGCTTGGCCAACTTGCAAATCGGGCGGGCTAAGGTATGAATTTAAAAGCTTTGCTGCTGGTCCGGGATATGGAAAAGAAGCGCGAAGATCAAGCCGCGGTGTCTTTGCAGCAGGCAAGACAACAACATGATTTGCAGCATCGGCGATTGCAGGGGCTGGAGCAATACCGGCTGGAGTACCTGAACAGCGCTCAGGAGCGGGGTAAAGGTGGGCTGCAGTCGATGCGTTTTGGCCATTATCATGCTTTTGTTGGCAAGCTGGACACCGGTATTCAGCAGCAGCGTGGAAATCTACAGCGTTTGCAGCAGGTTGTCGAGCAACGACAGAAGTTGTGGATGGAAAAACAGCAGCGGCGCAAAGCGATTGATAATCTTATTGAAAAGCATGAAAAAGAGATTGATGTTAAACGTCAGAAACAAGAACAAAAAACCTCGGATGAATATGCAATGCAGGGATTTATGCGCCGTCGGCGTAGTATTTAATTAAGTTTGGAACGGTCTTTGCATTGTTTAGAGCAATATAGAGTAGCGACCCTATAGGTTGCCGTCCTTGAGGTATTTTCATGCAGCACATTTTACCCACTGAAATCAGTGTTCATCCTACGCCAGCTACCCCATCTAAGGGCAAGCATTCAGCTGGACAGCAGAATGAAAAAACGGTCTTTGAGAACGAGCTGGACCGCCATTCAAAGCAGGATGTTAAGGTAAAGCCTGAGTCGCGGGATGCGGCTGACGGCAAAGCGGCAAAAGTTGCCGCAGCGCCAACAGAGGCAAAGAGCAAAACAGAAGGCAAGGAAGGCAAGAAGTCGGCCGAAGATAAGAGCCCGGCAAAGGACAAAGAACAAGTTGAGGGAGAGGAAGAAGTCGAGGGTAACAATAAGCCCGATGATAGTGTTGATGACCTGTCTGAAGCAGAAGATTGGTTTAGCCTGATCGAGAATGCACGAAACCTGAGTGAGGGGGAAATGCAGGAATTGCAGGAAGCTGTAGTGCAGATTGAAGAAGCTAAGCCAGAATGGTTGCAGGAGGTCGATTTAGACAGTATTGAAGCTGGCTCCGATAACGAAGAAGCAAGCGCTAAGCTGCAGGCTTTACTGGCTGACTTGATGAGCCAGCTGGATATGAACGAGGGTGAGCTGGAATCTTTGGATATGGAGCAGCTTCGTTCGATGTTAGCTTCCGTAATTGAGGACTTTGAATGGCAAGGGCAACCACTCACTGAAGAAAGCAAAGAACAGTTATTGGTGTTATTGGATGTTCAGCTAGACGCTTTAGAGACTGCGGACGAAGAATCTCCAGAACCTGAAGGCCAGCAGTTGGTGGCAAATTTACTGGCGCAGCTGAATCAGATGCTGCCGAAAGAAAATGATAATAGTCGGTCCACTCGGGGAGCCGCGAATCAGCCATCACCGGTAGTACAGGCGATGGCTAAGGCGAGTGAAGAATTGCGCCAGCAAATGCAAAGTGCTTTATCAGATGATAATGCTAAGCCGGATGACGCTGAGAAGGTAGATAATTTGCGGCGGCTGTTTGCTGACACCTTAGCGCAACAAAATACGGGTAGTGAGAACCGGCCGCAACAAAATAGCGTCCAGTCTGCAAATAATGCGCAGACTTTAGTGAATAATTCAGCCAATACCCTGTCTACCCAGCAGCGTCAGGCACAGGAAGCTCAGCAGAGTAGCGCTAAGGAAAGTGCGCGGCAGACTCAACAGGCAATAGATATTCTTGGCCCTCAGGCACCGCAACAATTGCGGGAACGCATTTCTGTAATGTTTAATAGCCGCACTCAGGCTGCAGAAATAAGACTGGACCCGCCGGATTTAGGGCGCATGCAGATTCGCATTAACCTGAGCCAGGAGCAAACTGCGGTCAGTTTCCAGGTTACTAATCCGCAAGCCAGGGAGGCGCTGGAACAAAGTATTCCGCGACTGCGTGAATTGTTGGAAGAACAGGGCTTGAACCTGTCGGAAGCGAATGTAAGTGAACAATCTGAGCAACAGGCTGGTAGTGACGAAGGAACTGCCGGTTTTGCGAGCAGTATACAGTCTGGTGACGAGCCGGAACTAGATGAGCAGGCTTATATTGAAGCTGATATACAACCATTAAATGGCCGAATTGACTACTATGCCTGAGCGTAAGGACTGATGAGCCGGCGCCGGTAAAGAGGACAGAAAAATGGCAGCAGAACCAGAAGAGCAGCAAGCGGTTGTCGGTATTAAACAAAATAAGAAAAAGATCCTGATTATAGCAGGGGCTGTAACCGCTGCAGTGATAGTGATAATTGTTGGCTTGTGGCTACTAACCGGTGGCGAAGAAGTTGATACGGGAAGCGCCTCTGGCGAAGAACAGGAACGGCGGGTCGATGACGCTGGGGCTGCTTATTATGTTGCCATGCCTCGTGACTTTATTTTCAATGTACCAGGTGCACAACGAGATCGGGTCGTGCAGATATCAGTCCAGCTGATGGTTCGTGGAAGCCGGAATGAAGAATTAGCGCAGCGGAATATACCGTTGATTGAAGGTTCCTTGTTGCAGATTTTTTCAACGGGAACAGCTGAGCGACTGAGCACGCCAGAAGGTAAACGAGAAATTCGTGTGCAAGCCCGTGAAGCAACCCAGGAAGCTATGCGTGAAGCAACCAATGGCAGCGCTGTAGTGGAAGAAGTTTTGTTTACCGGATTTGTAATGCAATAGTTGGATCATTAATTGCATTGATCTGGATAAGTAAGTTTGCACAAGTAAATAGACAAAGTTCGCTGGTTAACGCAGTACCTGACCGACGCATATACATTAAAAGGCAAAAGTGAGTTCATTATGGCGGTAAGCGATTTACTTTCACAAGATGAAATTGATGCGCTGTTGCATGGAGTAGACGACGTTGAAGAAGATAA encodes:
- the fliH gene encoding flagellar assembly protein FliH, encoding MSKTDRSGAGEQTSRWEYPDITSEEHLQTERRNAVNKPMRWQFEPPEEEPEDDEEDGEPNALTAEMLEKIQHEAQQEGYAQGHDEGLKAGHEEGYQSGYEEGLLKGKEVGESEARIVGEQAAEELSMRWQQLFEHMRHPALQINEAVERQLVAMTASLAQAVCLHEINTNPEIICKVVQKAVAELGEEGTKLTLSLHPEDLELIKQRWSEEERTEAGWKLSVDESLTRGGCVVITPVTRVDATLESRIADVFKYYIQGMQAPASESMRSEPQQDAVEMTRRHQAQKAEQKAQQEAAEEQKQPEQDTNNNQDKADGSAD
- the fliI gene encoding flagellar protein export ATPase FliI, whose product is MAAQTELERRLEQRSQYIRPARLQSSGRLTRVVGLTFEAIGCSAGIGSLCAVETAGGEVLAEVVGFSGDILFLMPADDAHGVIPGARVRPLIDQVGIPLGIELLGRVIDGAGNPLDGLGPINTQRHGTRQHKKMNPLARRPVREPLDVGVTAINALMTVGKGQRMGLFAGSGVGKSVLLGMMTRGSTADVIVVGLIGERGREVKEFIEDILGEQGRKRSVVVAAPADQSPLMRLRGCETAAQIAEYFRDQGLNVLLLMDSLTRYAMAQREIALAIGEPPATKGYPPSVFARLPALVERAGNGGDGQGSITAFYTVLTEGDDLQDPIADSARAILDGHVVLSRRLAESGHYPAIDIESSVSRVMPQVVTPEHLQHAMAVKQVYSTYQQNRDLISIGAYSKGSDPRVDKAIQMLPLVEKFLQQGMLDIAPFDDCVAVLGQLANRAG
- the fliJ gene encoding flagellar export protein FliJ, whose amino-acid sequence is MNLKALLLVRDMEKKREDQAAVSLQQARQQHDLQHRRLQGLEQYRLEYLNSAQERGKGGLQSMRFGHYHAFVGKLDTGIQQQRGNLQRLQQVVEQRQKLWMEKQQRRKAIDNLIEKHEKEIDVKRQKQEQKTSDEYAMQGFMRRRRSI
- a CDS encoding flagellar hook-length control protein FliK translates to MQHILPTEISVHPTPATPSKGKHSAGQQNEKTVFENELDRHSKQDVKVKPESRDAADGKAAKVAAAPTEAKSKTEGKEGKKSAEDKSPAKDKEQVEGEEEVEGNNKPDDSVDDLSEAEDWFSLIENARNLSEGEMQELQEAVVQIEEAKPEWLQEVDLDSIEAGSDNEEASAKLQALLADLMSQLDMNEGELESLDMEQLRSMLASVIEDFEWQGQPLTEESKEQLLVLLDVQLDALETADEESPEPEGQQLVANLLAQLNQMLPKENDNSRSTRGAANQPSPVVQAMAKASEELRQQMQSALSDDNAKPDDAEKVDNLRRLFADTLAQQNTGSENRPQQNSVQSANNAQTLVNNSANTLSTQQRQAQEAQQSSAKESARQTQQAIDILGPQAPQQLRERISVMFNSRTQAAEIRLDPPDLGRMQIRINLSQEQTAVSFQVTNPQAREALEQSIPRLRELLEEQGLNLSEANVSEQSEQQAGSDEGTAGFASSIQSGDEPELDEQAYIEADIQPLNGRIDYYA
- the fliL gene encoding flagellar basal body-associated protein FliL, translated to MAAEPEEQQAVVGIKQNKKKILIIAGAVTAAVIVIIVGLWLLTGGEEVDTGSASGEEQERRVDDAGAAYYVAMPRDFIFNVPGAQRDRVVQISVQLMVRGSRNEELAQRNIPLIEGSLLQIFSTGTAERLSTPEGKREIRVQAREATQEAMREATNGSAVVEEVLFTGFVMQ